One Meiothermus sp. QL-1 DNA segment encodes these proteins:
- a CDS encoding ABC transporter permease → MFAYTVRRLLQMIPLLFAASVVIFTLLALQPGDPLDELRQQNPRITAEQLEQLRRAYGLDQPIYVRYFKWLGRALQGDFGQSRTYATPAAQIIFVERLPRTLVLSGAALLLALLVAIPVGIFSAVRQYSAADYAITFLSFVGFSMPIFFLGILLLFLFAFWLPDKLPWFPQFPVQSISDLQWHQVRAGEVSFFQYIKDWAFKLTLPVLALSTIQMASWTRYMRASLLEVLNQDYIRTARAKGLSERVVLYKHALRNALIPIITLVGLAIPGVFGGAVITETIFSYPGMGRAILDALVDKDYNVAMVALAFLALLTALFNLLADLMYAVVDPRIRYS, encoded by the coding sequence GTGTTTGCTTACACCGTCCGCCGTCTGCTGCAAATGATACCCCTATTGTTTGCAGCCTCCGTGGTCATCTTCACCCTGCTGGCCTTGCAACCGGGCGACCCTCTGGATGAACTGCGGCAGCAGAACCCCAGGATTACCGCCGAGCAGCTCGAGCAGCTCCGCCGGGCCTATGGCCTCGACCAGCCCATCTATGTGCGCTACTTCAAGTGGCTGGGCCGGGCCCTGCAAGGGGACTTCGGCCAGTCCCGCACCTACGCCACCCCTGCCGCCCAGATCATCTTCGTCGAGCGCCTGCCCCGCACGCTGGTTCTTTCTGGCGCGGCTTTGCTGCTGGCGTTGCTGGTGGCCATCCCGGTGGGCATCTTCTCGGCGGTCAGGCAGTACAGTGCGGCCGACTACGCCATCACCTTCCTCTCCTTTGTGGGCTTCTCCATGCCCATCTTCTTCCTGGGCATTCTGCTCTTGTTCCTCTTCGCCTTCTGGCTGCCGGATAAGCTCCCCTGGTTCCCCCAGTTCCCCGTGCAGAGCATCTCCGACCTGCAGTGGCACCAGGTGCGGGCCGGTGAGGTGAGCTTCTTCCAGTACATCAAGGACTGGGCCTTCAAGCTCACCCTGCCGGTGCTGGCCCTCTCCACCATCCAGATGGCCTCCTGGACCCGCTACATGCGCGCGAGCCTGCTCGAGGTGCTGAACCAGGACTACATCCGCACCGCCCGGGCCAAGGGGCTCTCTGAGCGGGTGGTGCTCTACAAACACGCCCTGCGCAACGCCCTCATCCCCATCATCACCCTGGTGGGGCTGGCCATTCCCGGCGTGTTCGGAGGGGCGGTGATTACCGAGACCATCTTCTCCTACCCGGGCATGGGCCGGGCCATTCTGGACGCCCTAGTGGACAAGGACTACAACGTGGCCATGGTGGCCCTGGCCTTCCTGGCCCTGCTGACGGCGCTGTTCAACCTGTTGGCCGACCTCATGTACGCGGTGGTAGACCCGCGCATCCGCTATAGTTAG